The Lacrimispora xylanolytica genome has a segment encoding these proteins:
- a CDS encoding InlB B-repeat-containing protein: MKGNGKRILSLFLAAVIAVTTVGYAPPFTSLASWKTNMEKALELLASPSESTKQGSTATPSEAESLGREATPSEAEIPDGKATPSEVVKKFVRVEPEEIPEYYSQASDLGKKFWKFEDRYGMMQYRDYGYLQGDVEFPLWYVTDLTGTVDDASDSVNLDEEYYDLAPFVYRSVVPDETAWTSLSWRLFSNNNEINDYIRKKISGFKNWDTSGYYIWHLESDDNGNLGYHFYGIIINEEEREGQPGWYYSDEDGVINVNNMLRASLMATTYYDYEWYLDAPGQFRSSIPSNQYLIKDHPSMGGSTMYPQKPYQSAIDRGMNFTSKFVAWASYRSNDNSFSVPRYNASNVVIGYDLLNGDPANIDSYYSSVTLLSQGFIFKSDEWYPTSIYGVWCPDNADMYIFAREQEDRVNKKVEYFNVGNYTYDIQDIKVRRNSSFNIDSVSKPSKSGYIFEGWRLGSGYGDYIASGTEINCGTSGKVTWVFPSFKPLENTVIFQDIDGNILSEQIVLSGNSATAPTPPVIPGKIFTGWGGDYSNISKDSTFKAQYKDTVTLTLMGNGGLIDGSETYTKELIYGTRTYDLLKNLESKTTRSLYNFKGWYTNPEGSGSSYYPSGLGSDLTLYAVWERNSNYIIYYRNLDGSDTNYQRVGKINEGDAIGNPPNFSSSNGKRIVKWHLEKFGYAFEYGSGVQPDYKMPGESLNLYGKWDNWTVNYTINYGIGDSRPPRTMTLNSSNSDKVLCERYLPSTASMEVPGYISTGYGNGWCDDNGVILPTDLKYATTTNRNVYFARTPKTLKFIAWFPSNTTSSWESNTSGFVYGKYDEVISSDNYDNLINLKNEKIYDDGRVFKGFYYDKEFTNPIDFSLGLKPEDPVQSAKTIDVNVYAKYVRDFTVTFKDWDGNILSNQTVLYGESAVLPEPPVRTGYRFIGWDNSTTNIQEDTVLTAQYEINSHRLTLDGNGGSLSGKTNITMDVTAGESLDQDLTDGKNNAIRKYYTFTGWYTAPTEGSKYPESGNVMPDTDLTVYAQWERSSSEVTFKEWNGTVIDRQEILLGADATPPEAPERAGYTFIGWDKPTANIQDHKEVTAQYSINGYLLTLDGNGGTLEGSPKKEVVISFDQSFDQILEDGKDLVERPGYQFDGWYTSASGGSIYSYRGNQMPSINVTVYAHWFPNTYKVTFDPDHVRWTEGVLKKEHTFDTELGTLPAPEIYGWKFNGWWTGKNGTGTKLTSHSMVESKDVVYYGNWYPISYEVRFISKAQQPEEESVQTFTVNQTYDQAFGTLPAPEEKGYTFTGWYDGENKKINPQTIFQPQSGAEGYTYHAGWESNSYQIQFVYYDADGKQVVIEINQDYPSRLGTLPSPEKPGYTFGGWFKDNGEQVTAGSWVEAGDTEYKAKWKANQYTIHFERNLPESETMEDPEDKTVTYALPIGVLPNLNETGYVFLGWFTEPEGGTRIKETTLAALGDQTYYGHWTIGIIDNGNGTYRKPGADGTWNTTDDELWWKGLDGISLTSDDKRILTFANGTGSYADNGNGTHYRPGTGGSWASGIELWWNGPDGIPGTYDDVRIYNGGNGSNGTPIYYIDSGNGIYIRPGAGGNWGSETQYWWYGPDGTPGTSDDRQIHILPGGGYYIDNRDGTYIRPGTGGSWTSGTEHWWYGPDGKPGTDDDKQIHVLPGGGYYIDNGDGTYIKPGTGGSWTSGTGHWWYGSDGKPGTDDDRQIHVLPGGGYYIDNGNGTYIRPGTGGSWTSGTEHWWYGPDGKPGTDNDRQIHVLPGGGYYIDNGDVTHIRPGNGGSWDHDTETWLNGPDGEPGTSDDYKKVDNGNTDPEPTDPEPTKPEPTDPEPTKPEPTDPEPTDTEPTDTEPTKPEPTKPDPVKPDPVKPNESKAKDNEAVTVPEIPSIDSTSKPSVRNDGGTFNVNPENPKDVTYIKPDGTPASNEWIGDGTNLYHVNEESKLNYNWYKEKDNEWFMLNNDPEEQFGAALRGWYNEPMDKKLYFFDPNTTEMLTGWRRIDNKMYYFTEKNQRQTYMGDNKIGWLFDLEILNTPLSLLDRPYGSMYRNEYTPDGFWVDENGVCKDKK; this comes from the coding sequence ATGAAAGGGAATGGAAAAAGAATATTAAGTCTTTTCCTTGCTGCTGTCATTGCAGTAACCACAGTAGGATATGCCCCTCCATTTACTTCCTTAGCATCTTGGAAGACAAATATGGAGAAAGCATTGGAATTGCTTGCGTCTCCATCGGAATCTACAAAGCAAGGCTCAACTGCTACGCCTTCAGAAGCGGAAAGCCTAGGGAGAGAGGCCACACCATCGGAAGCAGAAATTCCAGATGGAAAAGCAACACCTTCTGAGGTAGTAAAAAAGTTTGTGAGAGTGGAGCCGGAAGAAATTCCGGAATATTACTCCCAGGCATCGGATTTAGGAAAGAAATTTTGGAAATTTGAGGACCGGTATGGGATGATGCAGTACCGGGATTACGGATATTTACAAGGAGATGTAGAATTTCCTCTATGGTATGTGACGGATCTGACCGGGACGGTTGATGATGCTTCTGATTCGGTGAATCTGGATGAGGAGTATTACGATTTGGCTCCTTTTGTATATAGGAGCGTAGTGCCAGATGAAACTGCATGGACAAGCTTATCTTGGAGGCTATTTTCTAATAATAATGAAATTAATGATTACATTAGAAAAAAGATAAGTGGTTTTAAAAATTGGGATACATCAGGGTATTATATTTGGCATTTAGAAAGTGATGATAATGGAAATCTAGGATATCACTTTTATGGAATCATAATAAATGAGGAAGAACGAGAAGGTCAGCCAGGCTGGTACTATTCCGATGAAGATGGAGTGATAAATGTAAATAATATGTTAAGAGCCAGTTTGATGGCCACTACTTATTATGATTATGAGTGGTATTTAGACGCTCCTGGACAGTTTAGGTCAAGTATTCCGTCTAATCAATACCTTATAAAAGATCACCCATCTATGGGAGGTAGCACAATGTATCCTCAAAAGCCGTATCAATCGGCTATAGATAGAGGTATGAACTTTACTTCAAAATTTGTAGCTTGGGCAAGCTATAGAAGTAATGACAATAGTTTTTCAGTTCCGAGATATAACGCATCTAACGTAGTAATAGGGTATGACTTACTAAATGGAGACCCTGCAAATATAGATAGTTATTACAGTAGTGTCACTTTACTATCTCAAGGATTTATATTTAAATCTGATGAGTGGTATCCTACGTCAATATATGGTGTGTGGTGTCCAGATAATGCAGACATGTATATTTTTGCTAGGGAGCAGGAGGATCGTGTAAATAAAAAGGTAGAGTATTTCAATGTAGGTAACTATACCTATGATATTCAAGATATTAAAGTAAGAAGAAATAGTTCATTTAATATAGATTCAGTAAGTAAACCATCAAAATCAGGATATATTTTTGAAGGTTGGAGACTAGGTAGTGGATATGGTGATTATATAGCTAGTGGTACAGAGATTAATTGCGGTACTAGTGGTAAGGTTACTTGGGTATTTCCTTCATTTAAGCCACTTGAAAATACAGTAATTTTTCAAGATATAGACGGTAATATACTAAGTGAGCAAATAGTATTATCCGGTAATTCAGCCACAGCTCCAACACCTCCTGTAATACCTGGTAAAATATTTACCGGTTGGGGTGGAGATTATTCCAATATATCAAAAGATTCCACATTTAAGGCTCAGTATAAAGACACAGTGACATTAACTTTAATGGGTAATGGTGGTTTAATAGATGGCAGTGAAACATATACGAAAGAGTTAATTTATGGAACACGTACATATGACTTACTTAAGAATTTAGAATCAAAAACAACTAGAAGTTTATACAACTTTAAGGGGTGGTATACAAATCCAGAAGGAAGTGGATCAAGCTACTACCCTAGCGGACTAGGTAGCGACTTAACTCTATATGCAGTATGGGAACGTAATTCAAATTATATTATTTATTATAGAAATTTAGATGGCTCGGACACCAATTATCAGAGAGTAGGTAAAATAAATGAGGGTGATGCTATAGGAAACCCGCCCAACTTCTCTAGTAGTAATGGTAAAAGAATTGTTAAATGGCATTTAGAAAAGTTTGGATATGCTTTTGAATATGGTTCCGGTGTACAGCCAGACTATAAAATGCCAGGAGAGTCTTTAAACTTATATGGAAAATGGGATAACTGGACCGTAAATTATACCATAAACTATGGTATTGGAGATAGCAGACCACCTAGAACAATGACCCTAAATTCAAGCAATAGTGATAAAGTGTTATGCGAAAGATATCTACCATCAACTGCAAGTATGGAAGTTCCGGGATATATAAGTACTGGATATGGTAACGGGTGGTGTGATGATAATGGTGTAATACTACCAACTGATCTTAAATATGCCACTACTACAAATAGAAATGTATATTTTGCAAGAACTCCAAAAACCTTAAAATTTATTGCCTGGTTTCCAAGCAATACCACTTCTAGTTGGGAGAGTAATACATCGGGTTTTGTGTATGGTAAATATGATGAGGTAATAAGTTCAGATAATTATGATAATTTAATTAACCTAAAGAATGAAAAAATATACGATGACGGCAGAGTATTTAAGGGGTTCTATTACGATAAAGAGTTTACAAATCCTATAGATTTTAGCCTTGGGTTAAAACCAGAAGACCCAGTACAAAGTGCTAAAACTATAGATGTAAATGTGTATGCTAAATATGTAAGAGATTTCACAGTAACATTTAAGGATTGGGATGGGAATATTCTATCCAATCAAACGGTTCTATATGGTGAGAGTGCAGTGCTGCCAGAACCACCAGTACGCACTGGATACCGTTTTATTGGTTGGGATAATTCAACCACAAATATCCAGGAAGATACGGTCCTAACAGCTCAATATGAGATTAATTCTCATCGCCTTACCTTAGATGGGAACGGAGGAAGTCTGTCCGGAAAAACAAACATAACAATGGATGTTACGGCTGGAGAGTCCTTAGATCAGGATCTTACAGATGGAAAAAACAATGCAATTCGTAAGTATTATACCTTTACAGGCTGGTATACAGCTCCCACCGAGGGCAGTAAATATCCGGAAAGCGGAAATGTAATGCCTGATACAGATCTGACTGTATATGCACAGTGGGAAAGAAGCTCCAGCGAGGTTACTTTTAAAGAGTGGAATGGAACTGTCATTGATAGGCAGGAGATTTTACTAGGGGCCGATGCAACGCCACCGGAAGCACCTGAGAGAGCTGGGTACACATTTATTGGCTGGGATAAGCCAACGGCCAACATTCAGGACCATAAGGAAGTCACCGCCCAGTATTCCATAAACGGGTATTTACTAACGTTAGATGGAAACGGTGGAACTCTGGAGGGAAGTCCAAAAAAAGAAGTGGTCATTTCCTTTGATCAATCCTTTGACCAGATACTAGAAGATGGAAAAGATCTTGTAGAAAGACCTGGATATCAGTTCGATGGCTGGTACACAAGTGCATCTGGAGGAAGTATCTATTCCTACAGAGGTAACCAGATGCCGTCCATTAATGTGACCGTGTATGCTCATTGGTTCCCCAATACTTACAAAGTGACTTTTGATCCGGATCATGTGAGGTGGACGGAAGGAGTGTTAAAGAAAGAGCATACGTTTGATACGGAACTGGGAACCCTTCCGGCTCCTGAAATCTACGGCTGGAAATTTAATGGCTGGTGGACCGGAAAGAATGGGACAGGAACAAAACTGACTAGCCATTCCATGGTGGAATCCAAAGATGTGGTCTATTACGGAAATTGGTACCCAATATCCTATGAGGTTCGGTTTATTTCAAAGGCTCAACAACCAGAAGAAGAATCAGTACAGACCTTTACGGTGAACCAGACCTATGACCAGGCATTTGGAACGCTTCCGGCTCCGGAAGAGAAAGGGTATACCTTTACAGGTTGGTATGATGGGGAAAACAAAAAAATCAATCCTCAGACCATCTTTCAGCCACAGTCTGGAGCAGAGGGATATACCTATCATGCAGGCTGGGAATCAAATTCTTATCAAATTCAATTTGTTTACTATGATGCAGATGGAAAGCAAGTTGTAATAGAAATAAATCAGGATTATCCCTCCCGTCTCGGAACCCTTCCGTCACCGGAGAAGCCAGGCTATACCTTTGGTGGTTGGTTTAAAGATAACGGGGAGCAAGTGACGGCCGGAAGTTGGGTGGAAGCTGGTGATACAGAGTATAAAGCCAAATGGAAGGCAAACCAGTATACGATTCATTTTGAGCGAAATCTACCAGAATCTGAGACCATGGAAGATCCGGAAGATAAGACCGTGACCTATGCTCTTCCTATTGGTGTGCTGCCTAATCTAAATGAGACAGGTTATGTGTTCCTTGGTTGGTTTACTGAACCAGAAGGAGGAACCCGGATCAAGGAGACTACACTGGCAGCACTGGGGGATCAGACCTATTATGGGCACTGGACCATCGGAATTATCGACAATGGAAACGGGACTTACAGAAAACCCGGAGCCGATGGAACGTGGAATACCACTGATGATGAACTCTGGTGGAAAGGGCTTGATGGAATTTCTCTGACTTCCGATGACAAGCGAATCCTTACCTTTGCAAATGGGACTGGTTCCTATGCAGACAATGGAAATGGAACTCATTACCGACCAGGTACAGGGGGAAGCTGGGCCAGTGGAATTGAACTTTGGTGGAATGGCCCCGATGGAATCCCTGGAACCTATGATGATGTCCGGATTTATAACGGAGGGAATGGAAGCAACGGAACACCCATTTATTACATTGACAGTGGAAATGGAATCTATATAAGACCAGGAGCCGGAGGAAACTGGGGAAGTGAAACACAGTACTGGTGGTATGGGCCAGATGGAACACCGGGAACTTCTGATGATAGACAGATTCATATACTGCCCGGAGGCGGTTATTACATTGACAACAGAGACGGAACCTACATAAGACCGGGAACTGGAGGAAGCTGGACAAGTGGAACGGAACACTGGTGGTACGGTCCGGACGGAAAGCCAGGAACCGATGATGATAAGCAGATCCATGTACTGCCCGGAGGCGGTTATTACATCGACAACGGAGATGGAACCTACATAAAACCAGGAACTGGAGGAAGCTGGACAAGTGGAACGGGACACTGGTGGTACGGTTCGGACGGAAAGCCAGGAACCGATGATGATAGGCAGATCCATGTACTGCCCGGCGGCGGTTATTACATTGACAACGGAAACGGAACCTACATAAGACCGGGAACCGGAGGAAGTTGGACAAGTGGAACGGAACACTGGTGGTATGGCCCGGACGGAAAACCGGGAACCGATAATGATAGGCAGATCCATGTACTGCCCGGTGGCGGTTATTACATCGACAACGGAGACGTAACGCATATCCGGCCAGGGAACGGAGGAAGTTGGGATCATGATACTGAAACCTGGCTAAATGGGCCAGATGGAGAACCAGGTACTTCAGATGATTATAAGAAAGTAGACAATGGAAATACTGACCCGGAACCAACCGATCCAGAGCCGACAAAACCGGAGCCAACTGACCCGGAACCAACGAAGCCAGAACCGACCGATCCGGAGCCAACTGACACGGAGCCAACTGACACGGAGCCAACGAAGCCAGAACCCACAAAGCCAGATCCAGTAAAGCCAGATCCAGTAAAGCCAAATGAATCAAAAGCTAAGGATAATGAGGCCGTGACTGTTCCAGAGATTCCTTCCATAGACAGTACTTCAAAGCCAAGCGTGAGGAATGATGGTGGTACCTTTAACGTAAACCCGGAGAATCCAAAGGATGTTACTTATATTAAGCCGGACGGGACTCCTGCAAGCAATGAGTGGATCGGAGATGGTACCAATTTATATCATGTGAATGAAGAAAGTAAGTTAAATTACAACTGGTACAAAGAAAAAGATAATGAGTGGTTCATGCTGAACAATGACCCTGAAGAGCAGTTTGGAGCAGCACTTAGGGGCTGGTATAACGAACCAATGGATAAAAAGTTATATTTCTTTGATCCAAACACCACAGAGATGCTTACTGGTTGGCGGCGTATTGACAATAAAATGTATTACTTTACAGAAAAGAACCAGCGTCAGACCTATATGGGAGATAACAAAATAGGGTGGCTATTTGATCTTGAGATACTTAATACACCTCTAAGTCTGTTGGATCGGCCGTATGGTTCCATGTATCGAAATGAATATACCCCAGATGGATTTTGGGTAGACGAAAATGGGGTTTGCAAAGATAAGAAATAG
- a CDS encoding type II toxin-antitoxin system HicB family antitoxin, with product MKKTDRYFYPAIFTYEPEKEIAVVFPDLDCATSGNDDDDAFLSARELLGCALCGLEEDEEEIPQPTPLSNFHVGENERVVLIDVFMPSVRMARVNQSVNRTVTLPAWLNAVALEHDINFSQLLQDAIKSQLNINR from the coding sequence ATGAAAAAGACAGATCGTTATTTTTACCCTGCAATTTTTACGTATGAACCAGAAAAGGAAATTGCAGTGGTATTTCCTGATTTGGATTGTGCTACCAGTGGAAACGATGATGATGATGCTTTTCTCTCTGCTAGAGAATTGCTTGGCTGTGCTCTTTGCGGATTAGAAGAGGATGAGGAGGAGATACCTCAGCCTACACCGCTATCAAATTTCCATGTTGGTGAAAATGAGAGGGTGGTTTTGATAGACGTATTTATGCCTTCTGTTCGCATGGCGCGGGTAAATCAATCGGTGAATCGTACCGTAACCCTTCCTGCTTGGCTTAATGCTGTTGCCTTGGAGCATGATATAAACTTCTCTCAACTATTGCAGGATGCAATAAAATCTCAGCTTAATATTAATCGGTGA
- a CDS encoding type II toxin-antitoxin system HicA family toxin, translating into MTRSHHRYKHPTKKGRKTVKHPDKDIPLPTFKSIERQSGLKFK; encoded by the coding sequence GTGACGAGAAGTCATCACCGATATAAACATCCAACTAAAAAGGGGCGTAAAACGGTAAAACATCCTGACAAAGACATACCGCTTCCAACGTTTAAAAGTATTGAAAGACAGTCTGGGCTAAAGTTTAAATAG
- a CDS encoding single-stranded DNA-binding protein: MNKVILMGRLTRDPEVRYSQGERSMAIARYSLAVDRRWRKSQEDEQTADFINCVAFDKAGEFAEKYFRQGMRVLISGHIQTGSYTNKDGIKVNTTDVVIEEQEFADSKQASDDGSQAHSRPEPSSMGDGFMNIPNGVDDQGLPFNS, translated from the coding sequence ATGAACAAGGTAATTTTAATGGGCAGATTGACCCGTGATCCAGAAGTAAGATACTCCCAAGGAGAGCGTTCCATGGCAATTGCTAGATATAGCTTAGCCGTTGACCGTAGATGGCGTAAAAGTCAGGAAGATGAACAGACGGCTGATTTTATTAACTGCGTGGCTTTTGACAAGGCTGGGGAGTTTGCAGAGAAGTATTTCCGCCAGGGAATGAGAGTCTTAATTTCAGGACACATTCAAACTGGAAGTTATACAAATAAAGACGGCATAAAGGTTAATACCACGGATGTTGTTATAGAAGAGCAGGAATTTGCGGATAGCAAACAAGCTTCAGATGATGGCAGTCAGGCTCACTCCAGACCAGAACCATCAAGTATGGGAGATGGCTTTATGAATATCCCGAATGGGGTGGATGATCAGGGACTTCCATTTAATTCATAA